AGAGGTTGATGATGGGGGAGGCGGCGGCTGAGATGAATACTGCTGGTGTGACCGAAGCGCTGTTGATGGAGCGAGGGTTTATTAAAGGTCGTTAGTAAAGCCGGCTTACTAATTTTCACCATCTGTTATTCCAACTCAACAATCCACACCCTTCCTCCAGGCGGATACAGGCTTCGGGAGTTACCCGCAGCCATCTCCCAAACTACACAGAAACAAAAATCTCCCCCCATCATCTCCTGATTAACAGGTGAACATATTAACTCTACACATGAAAAGAACGATACGGGATAAGAGCCAATAAACAGAAGAATTACGCGATTTGTCTCAATCAGTGTTTAGTATTACATTTGGACATATACTCAAGAAAATTCTCAACTGATTGAGTGAAAAGGGAAATAATCCAATAGACAGGGAGGTTGTTCTTAAGAAACCTCAACTTCCCAAAAATAGATATAAGGCCAACCAGCCCGGACGTTGTGTTGCATGTGTCCTGTTATTCCACGAATGTGGCAGGAAATAAGGCAGGTTGCCCGCATAATTGTGTGTTTAGGCGGATTAAATGGCAAGATACCTTGGGATAATCGTTAGTTGTACTAAAGGCGTCATAATACGTTATATGTGCCGTCCACATAATACATTTTATGAGCCGTCCACATAATCCACTGTTAGATTATCAGAAAGAGAAATGAGCGCCTCATTCAAATCAGATCTACAAAGCGCCCGAGCGTTTGGTAAAGGTGAATGGAAGAAAGTTATTGAAATTGAAACTGTTGCACTTTCTAAGGAAACGCACAAGCAGTTCAGATATGCAAAGATCGGAATGGCATATGAGAACCTAGAAGATATAAAAAATGCGAAGAAGAACTACGGGCTAGCTATTTCACACGATGAAAGATGCATTCAAGCTCTAGAGGGGCTAGCGAGAGTTTATGTTAAAGAAAACAACCATGACCTTGCATATCAATATGTTCTAAAAGGGCTTCACCTCTCAAGAGACGATGATTATCGAGTATCTAAAGTAGTTAAATATATATTGGCAATAATCATTAAGCTTTTTCGTCCTTCTAGACCATTTTCAAAGGTACTAAAAGAGGCAAAAGATATGGATCAATCTAGGAATAAATGGATTGATTGGGCATTGAAATATAAGGAATGGTATGAATCAAATAACGAACCTTCTAAATATGAATCGTTGCATTAAATCTAACCAGGCCTTACAACGGACGCAGTCGCTGACGCTCCCGCTCCGCTGAAGGCAGCGTTAGACATGAAAATTAAAGTGTGTTCTTACAATGAAGAAACTGGGACATTGACCGTAGGGTTTCCTGGTGATATTGCGAATGACCGGACACATGAATTTTTCGATATACCTGAACACATATATCAATCCTTAATACAGGCATCTGATCCATTAGGGTTCTTTAATGCTAATATTTGGGGAAACCACTATGAAAAACGAGTACATTGGAAAAGCCTGGAGGATTTATTTAGGTACTGCGAAGAACATATAGGTATAGAAAATATTACAAATGTTAATAACCAGGCAGCAGATGGTGATTCACTACTTCATTTAGCAGCATATTGGGGTGATATCGGAGCCATACGTTTATTGTTGGAGAATGGAGCAGAAGTAAATACAAGAGGAGATATGGATTATACACCACTCTATGTAGCAATCAACTCAGGTCATCTTAGAAGCTTTAAATTGTTGTTGGAGGCTGGAGCCGACGTGAATGATACGAATGAATTTGGAACATCATCGTTAAAGCTTGCACTTACCGAAGGTAATGAGGAATTTGGTGAGTTGGTTCGTCAAAGTGTCTAACAAAAACATCAACTTCGCGCCTGTGGCGCCGGATGCTCCTTCGTCGCACCGGTTATGTTAGCGTTATGTGTAAGAGAAAATGGATATTCACTACGTAGGCGTGGGACTCTTATCAGTGGTACTTGCTTTAGTACTAATAAGGCTTCCATTTAAGAAATTGCTTAACAATTTATTTCTAGCCGTAATCTTGTTAATTGGTTTATTTGTATTAATTGAAATCTTTGCTGGGAATAGTACAGAAGCCGCAAAAATGGTAACCCCATCAAAATCAAGCAGTGCTTTTGCTTTAGCTCACTCATATCTTGTAGCTTGCGTAGTTAGTCTTGTATATAAATCAATCAGGATGGTAACTGAAACTAAATCTCATAATGAAACTGATAGTCACACATAACCAGGCGCTCGTGTTGGACGCTTGCTTCGCAAGCGCCCCACAGCTATAACGTTAGTTGCCACACTTATACAAGAATCGGAGAGCACATGGAGATCACTATCGAAACTGAAGTAAAAGCATCACCTTCCTCCGTATGGGAAGCGTGGGTTACTCCCGAAGACATTGTGAAATGGAATTTCGCTATCGACGAATGGTGCTGCCCAAGGGCAGCAATAAATCTAGAAATTGGTGGAACCTTTAATTATCGAATGGAAGCAAAAGATGGCTCAATGGGTTTCGATTTTGAAGGCGTATTTACCAAGATCGTGCCAAACGACTCAATTCACTTTAAACTTGAAGATGAAAGAGTGGTCACAGTTGACTTCATAAACAAATACAAGGACACTCACCATTTGAAAAGATTATTCATGTGAGATAGAGTTAAAAAACATACACGGAATGTATAAAAGCCAAGGAGCCGGCAATGACGATATCGCGCAAGCAACAGATCTGTCTCGAAGAAACCCCCTATTATCATTGTATATCCCGCTGTGTTCGACGTGCCTTTCTTTGTGGAGAGGATGAGTTAACCGGCCGTAGCTTTGAACACCGTAGAGATTGGATAGTGGAGAAGCTCAAGCAACTTGACGGGGTATTCTCTATCTCTATCTGCGCCTATGCCGTGATGCACAACCACACCCATACTGTTTTGAAAGTCGATCGAGAGTCTGCTTTAAATTGGTGTGATGATGAAGTGATATACCGATGGACCAAGCTCTACAAACCAAGCCCTATCGTTGATCGATACCTGAATGGCGTAAAGCTAACAAAGGCCGAATTGGATGTGATTGCCAAAGATATTGAGAAGTGGCGGCACAGACTCTACGATATCAGCTGGTTCATGCGCAATCTCAATGAAGGTATCGCAAGGAAAGCCAATGAAGAGGATGGTTGTACTGGGAAGTTCTGGGAGGGTAGGTTCAAAAGCCAGGCTCTTCTCGACGATGCGGCGCTATTAACCTGTATGAGTTATGTTGATCTTAACCCGATACGGGCAAACATAGCCGATAAACCCGAAGAATCAGATTTTACATCCATACAAGATCGCATCAGACATTATCAAAAAGCACTTGAGCAAACAGGGAATCGTATTGAAGCAGCTATTTTAGCGCCAAAGCACTTAGAACCGTTAGTTGGTGGCGAGCATCAAAACAAAATGTCAGGCTTAAACTTTAGCCTGTCAGACTACCTTGAGCTAACCGATTGGGCAGGAAGAGCCATCAGAGAGGAGAAATCCGGTGCTATTCCCTCAGAACTGGCACCAATCCTGGAGCGGTTGAATATCGACTCGAGAGCCTGGCTTGATAGCGTAAAAAACTATGGCAAAAACTACACCACGGTCATAGGAACACGGGAAGGTATTAAGCAGTTTACTCAAGCCATAGGCAGAGGCAGAAAGTGGTTCTGCACGAGTGGGTATTCGTTGCAGATCTATCAGACATCACCTGCCTGATATCCTTCAAACCCAGCCTGGGTCATACATGCCAATAAAATAGTTTTGGCAGGAAGTTTCTAGCTCCTTGTTCGGGAAATCCATACCTATATCACTCAACTAGATGGCGATCACCGACAAAACCTCCTGAATTTGTCGATTGGGACCATTGTTTTCCAACAGAAATAAATGGAAATGGGGAGTTGGCTTTTTCCTCCCAAATGATGCCTGTCCTCACTTCCTCTCAATGATGCCTGTCCTCACTTCCCTGCTCACTTCCTCTTCTCGATAAGTTTCCGCTGACGACATATATGAACAGCATATTGCAGAAAAATTACCATTTGATGACAGTTCCCTCAGGTCGTCGTCTCTTTAACAATATTCGAGTAACCTACTCAACTCAGTAATATGGAGTCACCTTTGCTGGCGAGGTTTGGCCTCTCTTGTGGCCGGATCGCCAGCCCGTATGCAGGATGTTTGGCCTTCAGCGGTTGGTTTTGGAGTAGAGATGAGAAAGATTGTCGGTCCCCTTTTAACAGGGTTGTTGGTGGTGGGTGTCGCTGCCGCTATCTATGTTTCTGCCGATAAACAGTTGAGCCAGCTCAACAAGGTCACAGTGCGCGGCTTGATCGGCTCGGAAAAGCTGGCCTTTTTTCAGGATCCACGGGTGATCGAAGCCTTTGCAAACAAGGGTCTCGAGGTTGAGGTGAAGAAGTCCGGATCGCGGGAAATCGCCACCCGGCACGATCTCAATAACTGGGATTTTGCCTTTCCCGCCGGTGTGCCGGCCGCAGAGAAGATCTCCAGGGAGAACCAGGCCCGCAAAAGTTACCAGGTGGCCTTTACGCCAATGGTGGTTGCCTCCTGGGAGTCGATCGCCAAAATCCTCGAAGCCAACGGCATCGCCAGGTTGCGGGACAATATCTACTACCTGATCGACATGAAGAAACTGCTCGAAATCATCGAGCAGGGTAAACGCTGGACCGATCTGCCACAGAATGAGAGTTACCAGGCCAGAAAATCGATTCTGATCAACTCTACCGATATCCGCCGCTCCAACTCTGCGGCCATGTATCTCGCTCTGGCCTCCTATCTATTCAACGATGAAGCGGTTGTGGAGAACACTACGCAGGCTGATGCACTGGTGGATCGGTTGGCCAATCTGTTCATCCGCCAGGGCTATACGGAGCACAGCTCCGCCGTTCCCTTCAACGACTATCTGATCATGGGGATCGGTAAGGCGCCGATGGTTATGGCCTATGAGGCCCAGTATCTCTATGCGGCCAGTCAGAGTCAGCTGAGAGGGGATATGCGGCTGCTCTATCCAGAACCGACTCTCTACACCAAGCATGTGCTGGTGGCGCTCAGCGAGCCAGGAGAGCAGTTCGGTCAGGTACTGACCACGGATCCGACCCTGCAAGGTTTGATGATCGAACATGGCTGGCGTAACAGCGACAGGGCGGGGTTCGACAGCTTCATCCAATCCCGCAAACTGCAGGTTCCAGCCAGCCTGGTAAACGTGATTGAACCACCCAGTTATGAAGTGATCGAGTCGATGATACAGACCATCGAACGGGATCACTATGGCGGCGCACACTAATCAATCAAACTTGGAGAGTATCGATGAGTGAAGTAGAAACCCTGGAGCCACCACAGACATTGACACCTCCCGAGCCGGTCAGGGAAGTGACCCATGAGCAGGCGATCGCCATGGTACCGGTTACAGATGAAGAGAAGCTGGCTTTGAACAAACGGGTTGAGGAGTTCATCAACCTGGTCCTCAACAGCGATGTGCAGAGCGATGAATTCAAGGCGCAGGTCGAATCGATTCACACCATGGGCAATGCAGAGATCAAGCAGGCCGCCAGTATGTCGAACCGGTTTCTTGAGCGTCCAGTGAACAGCATGGGTGAGAACGGCATCTTCGGTGACCGCTCTCCGGTGGCCGCCTCCCTGATCAATCTGCGGGAGACGGTTGAGGGGCTGGATCCGTCGAAAAAGGGTGATCTGCTGAGTCCGCGTAAGCTATTAGGTTTCATTCCCCTGGGCAACAAGCTGACCGGTTACTTCCGTCAGTATCAAAGTGCTCAAACCCATATTCAACAGATCCTGCAGTCCCTCTATAACGGCCAGGATGAGCTGCGCAAGGACAATGCAGCGGTGGAAATCGAAAAGACCAAGCTTTGGGAGACCATGGGTCGCATGGAACAGTATGTCTATCTGGGCAAACAGATCGATAGCGAACTGGAAGCCCGGCTGGCGGAGATCGAGGGTCAGCATCCGGAGAAGGCCAGGGTGGTGCGCGAGGAGATGCTCTTCTATGTAAGGCAGAAGAATCAGGACATCCTCACCCAGTTGGCGGTGGCTATCCAGGGCTATCTGGCACTGGATATGGTGAGAAAGAACAACCTGGAACTGATCAAGGGTGTGGACCGGGCCACCACCACCACCGTGAGTGCCCTGCGTACCGCTGTGATGGTCGCTCAGGCGTTGAACAATCAGAAGCTGGTGCTCGACCAGGTTACCGCCATGAACAAGACCACCAGCGATCTGATCGAGGGAACGGCCAGGCAGCTTCGCCAGCAGTCGAGTGATATCCATGCCCAGGCCTCCTCGGCGATGGTGGATATCGGCGCCCTGGAGCGGGCCTTTGAGGATATCTATGTGAGCATGGATGAGATGGCCAACTATAAGATCAAGGCCCTGGATAACATGAAGCAGTCGGTGGATACCCTCACCACAGCCGTGGACAAGGCCAAGACCTATGTGGACAAGGTGCGGGCTGAAGAGACAAAAAGCATCGGTGAAAGATCGCAAGATCTGCTGTCGATCGGAGAGAACTGATGAAAGCCTATCTCGCGCTGCTATCTGTTGTTTTCACTCTGCTGCTAAACGGCTGTTCAGGTCCGGTGGAGCAGGTTTCCATTCTGGCCGGATCGGAACTCAAAGACATCAAGCCGATGCTGGATGAGATCAAACGGGAAACCGGTGTGGAGATCGAGTTTCATTTCACCGGCACGCTGGACGGTGCGGAGACTCTGGCGTCGGGCGCTCACTACGACATGGGCTGGTTCAGCCATGCCAAGTATCTCTCCCTGCTGGAGGGGCGGGCCAATCAGAAGTTCATCCACGGTTCCGAGAAGATCATGTTGTCGCCTGTGGTGGCGGGGGTGAAGAAGAGTGTTGCTGACCGCTGGGGCTGGTGCGACAACGCCCAGGTCTCCTGGAAGGAGTTCTCCGACAAGGCGGCGCAGGGTGAATTGACCTACGCAATGACCAATCCAGCCTCCTCCAACAGCGGCTTCTCCTCCACGGTCGGCGTGCAGAGTGCTCTGGCGGGCGGTGAGACCCTGCAGCCGGATATGATCGATAATGAAGCCATGAGTGGTTTTGCCCGTGGCCATAAACTGACTGCCGGCTCTTCCGGTTGGCTGGCGGATAAGTTTGTCGCCGAACAGCACCAGGTGGATGCCATCTTCAACTATGAGAGTGTGTTGATTGGCTTAAATGAATCGGGTCAACTGCGTGAGCCGCTCTGTCTGATCTATCCGCCAGAGGGTGTGATTACCGCCGACTATCCGTTATTGTTATTGAACAAAGCGAAGCAGCAGGCATTCACCAAGCTGATCGACTACTTCAAAGAGCAGCCAGTGCAGCAGCGGCTGATGTCAGAGACCGCCCGGCGACCGGTGATACCCGGCGTGGCTCTCGACAAACGTTTTCCCGACGCGGTGGTACTTGAGCTCCCCTTTCCCGGCAAGGTCGAGACCGTGGACCAGATTTTGATGACCTATCTGGATAAACAACGGGCGCCCTCCACCTCAATCTTCGTGCTCGACCTTTCCGGTTCCATGCGGGGTGATAATCTTCAACAGTTGAAACAGGCGATGCACAACCTGGCGGGTGGCGATCAGTCGATCACCGGGAAGTTTGCCCGTTTTCGGGCCAGGGAGCAGGTGATTATTCTGCCCTTCAGCAGTCAACCGATGGCGAGCCAGACCTTTGATATCGAGTCAGGGGTCGGCAACGATCCGGTGCTGCAACAGTTGCGAAATGAGATCAATCAGCTGGTAGCCAATGGGGGCACGGCTATCTACTCAGCACTGGACTCCGCCTATGGACTGGCCAAAGTGGCGAGGGCACAGGATAGCGACCGTTTCTACTCCATCGCACTATTGTCCGACGGGGCGAACACCCAGGGTCTCAGCTACGGGGGTTTCCGTGATCTCTATCGACAGAACCATGACGATTAT
This portion of the Candidatus Thiodiazotropha endoloripes genome encodes:
- a CDS encoding SRPBCC domain-containing protein translates to MEITIETEVKASPSSVWEAWVTPEDIVKWNFAIDEWCCPRAAINLEIGGTFNYRMEAKDGSMGFDFEGVFTKIVPNDSIHFKLEDERVVTVDFINKYKDTHHLKRLFM
- a CDS encoding vWA domain-containing protein, giving the protein MKAYLALLSVVFTLLLNGCSGPVEQVSILAGSELKDIKPMLDEIKRETGVEIEFHFTGTLDGAETLASGAHYDMGWFSHAKYLSLLEGRANQKFIHGSEKIMLSPVVAGVKKSVADRWGWCDNAQVSWKEFSDKAAQGELTYAMTNPASSNSGFSSTVGVQSALAGGETLQPDMIDNEAMSGFARGHKLTAGSSGWLADKFVAEQHQVDAIFNYESVLIGLNESGQLREPLCLIYPPEGVITADYPLLLLNKAKQQAFTKLIDYFKEQPVQQRLMSETARRPVIPGVALDKRFPDAVVLELPFPGKVETVDQILMTYLDKQRAPSTSIFVLDLSGSMRGDNLQQLKQAMHNLAGGDQSITGKFARFRAREQVIILPFSSQPMASQTFDIESGVGNDPVLQQLRNEINQLVANGGTAIYSALDSAYGLAKVARAQDSDRFYSIALLSDGANTQGLSYGGFRDLYRQNHDDYAGIPTFPIIFGGADKQEMEKLAHLTGGRAFDSTKHSLSQVFKKIRGYQ
- a CDS encoding toxic anion resistance protein, producing the protein MSEVETLEPPQTLTPPEPVREVTHEQAIAMVPVTDEEKLALNKRVEEFINLVLNSDVQSDEFKAQVESIHTMGNAEIKQAASMSNRFLERPVNSMGENGIFGDRSPVAASLINLRETVEGLDPSKKGDLLSPRKLLGFIPLGNKLTGYFRQYQSAQTHIQQILQSLYNGQDELRKDNAAVEIEKTKLWETMGRMEQYVYLGKQIDSELEARLAEIEGQHPEKARVVREEMLFYVRQKNQDILTQLAVAIQGYLALDMVRKNNLELIKGVDRATTTTVSALRTAVMVAQALNNQKLVLDQVTAMNKTTSDLIEGTARQLRQQSSDIHAQASSAMVDIGALERAFEDIYVSMDEMANYKIKALDNMKQSVDTLTTAVDKAKTYVDKVRAEETKSIGERSQDLLSIGEN
- a CDS encoding ankyrin repeat domain-containing protein, translated to MKIKVCSYNEETGTLTVGFPGDIANDRTHEFFDIPEHIYQSLIQASDPLGFFNANIWGNHYEKRVHWKSLEDLFRYCEEHIGIENITNVNNQAADGDSLLHLAAYWGDIGAIRLLLENGAEVNTRGDMDYTPLYVAINSGHLRSFKLLLEAGADVNDTNEFGTSSLKLALTEGNEEFGELVRQSV
- a CDS encoding tetratricopeptide repeat protein yields the protein MSASFKSDLQSARAFGKGEWKKVIEIETVALSKETHKQFRYAKIGMAYENLEDIKNAKKNYGLAISHDERCIQALEGLARVYVKENNHDLAYQYVLKGLHLSRDDDYRVSKVVKYILAIIIKLFRPSRPFSKVLKEAKDMDQSRNKWIDWALKYKEWYESNNEPSKYESLH
- a CDS encoding transposase, which codes for MTISRKQQICLEETPYYHCISRCVRRAFLCGEDELTGRSFEHRRDWIVEKLKQLDGVFSISICAYAVMHNHTHTVLKVDRESALNWCDDEVIYRWTKLYKPSPIVDRYLNGVKLTKAELDVIAKDIEKWRHRLYDISWFMRNLNEGIARKANEEDGCTGKFWEGRFKSQALLDDAALLTCMSYVDLNPIRANIADKPEESDFTSIQDRIRHYQKALEQTGNRIEAAILAPKHLEPLVGGEHQNKMSGLNFSLSDYLELTDWAGRAIREEKSGAIPSELAPILERLNIDSRAWLDSVKNYGKNYTTVIGTREGIKQFTQAIGRGRKWFCTSGYSLQIYQTSPA